From the Acidimicrobiales bacterium genome, one window contains:
- a CDS encoding DUF3107 domain-containing protein: MDVRIGIVQSAKELEVELGEDADRDAVIAQIESSLSGDDAVLWLTDRKGRRVAVPVAKVAYIEVGAPTHERRVGFGAP; the protein is encoded by the coding sequence GTGGACGTGCGCATCGGGATCGTGCAGAGCGCCAAGGAGCTCGAGGTCGAACTGGGCGAGGACGCCGACCGCGACGCAGTCATCGCGCAGATCGAGTCCTCCCTGAGCGGGGACGACGCCGTCCTGTGGCTGACCGACCGCAAGGGCCGGCGTGTGGCGGTGCCCGTGGCCAAGGTCGCCTACATCGAGGTCGGGGCACCCACCCACGAGCGCCGGGTCGGCTTCGGCGCCCCTTGA
- a CDS encoding HD domain-containing protein, giving the protein MEPTPVTTTERARRWAATMAGHGDQGVRTAHADSGATLGIDGPVPAHGREAREEVEDLVLAPGATRAAGGGRRTLPEEPDALRTCFERDRDRILHSSSFRRLAGKTQVFIFPADHQRTRLTHALEVAQVATGIARACRLNVALTEAIALGHDCGHGPGGHMSEDALGVFLPGGFDHAVWGADVSLSGLNLCDETLDGIRNHSWSRPAPRTPEGEVVSWADRIAYVCHDWEDAVSAGIVTPALLPDVVLRRCGDTRSSQLGSFIDGMVRAMLQTGRVGMDEDLAEALAAFRSCNYEHVYLRPASVTQGASVVAVLRALVSHFADHPNRIPDVSGVGGLAGGSDAAVVEAVAYVAGMTDRFALGIAVSDLGWDPERLPRGIGTVSGR; this is encoded by the coding sequence ATGGAGCCGACTCCGGTCACGACGACCGAGCGGGCCCGCCGGTGGGCGGCCACCATGGCCGGGCACGGCGACCAGGGCGTCCGCACGGCGCACGCCGATTCGGGTGCGACCCTCGGCATCGACGGCCCCGTCCCCGCGCACGGCCGGGAGGCCCGCGAGGAGGTCGAGGACCTCGTCCTCGCCCCGGGGGCGACGCGGGCGGCGGGCGGGGGCCGGCGCACCCTGCCCGAGGAGCCCGACGCCCTGCGCACCTGCTTCGAGCGTGACCGGGACCGGATCCTCCACTCGTCCTCCTTCCGCCGCCTGGCCGGCAAGACCCAGGTGTTCATCTTCCCGGCGGACCACCAACGCACCCGCCTGACCCACGCCCTCGAGGTGGCCCAGGTGGCGACGGGGATCGCCCGGGCCTGCCGCCTCAACGTGGCGCTGACCGAGGCCATCGCCCTCGGCCACGACTGCGGGCACGGCCCCGGCGGCCACATGAGCGAGGACGCCCTGGGTGTGTTCCTGCCCGGCGGGTTCGACCACGCCGTGTGGGGCGCGGACGTCTCGCTCAGCGGGCTCAACCTGTGCGACGAGACCCTCGACGGAATCCGCAACCACTCGTGGTCGCGCCCCGCCCCCCGGACCCCCGAAGGGGAGGTCGTCAGCTGGGCGGACCGCATCGCCTACGTGTGCCACGACTGGGAGGACGCCGTGTCGGCCGGGATCGTCACGCCGGCCCTGCTCCCCGACGTGGTGCTGCGCCGCTGCGGCGACACCCGGTCGAGCCAGCTGGGGAGCTTCATCGACGGCATGGTGCGGGCGATGCTGCAGACGGGGCGGGTGGGGATGGACGAGGACCTCGCCGAGGCCCTGGCGGCGTTCCGGAGCTGCAACTACGAGCACGTCTACCTGCGCCCCGCATCGGTGACCCAGGGGGCCTCCGTCGTGGCGGTGCTGCGGGCGCTCGTGTCGCACTTCGCCGACCACCCCAACCGCATCCCCGACGTCAGCGGCGTCGGAGGCCTCGCCGGCGGGAGCGACGCGGCCGTGGTCGAAGCCGTCGCCTACGTGGCGGGGATGACCGACCGCTTCGCCCTGGGCATCGCCGTGTCGGACCTCGGATGGGACCCCGAGCGCCTGCCCCGCGGGATCGGCACTGTCAGCGGACGTTGA